DNA sequence from the Streptomyces tsukubensis genome:
GCGGTGCATCGCAGGCGGCGGGGGTCCGCCCCCTGGCTTCGCCGGGCCCCCACCGGCGAAGCCAGGGGGCGATCATCCTCGTACGCACGGGGATTCCGCCCCCTGGGCTACCGCCCGGGGGACCCCCACCGCGCCCGAAGGGCCGCGGGGGAGTACTCGGGTGATCACGACGACGCAGCGTGGGGGTACCACCCGGGCCGCCAGGCCCACGGGGAATGCCGTAGCTGTCGTCCCGGGCCCGACAAGATCGCCCGGACAGGGCCTAAACTCCGCACCATGCTGCGTGCCCTCGCCGTCGACGACGAACGCCCCGCGCTGGAGGAACTCCTCTATCTGCTCCGCTCCGACCACCGGATCACCAGCGCCGAAGGCGCCACCGATGCCACCGGTGCGCTCCGCCGGATCACCGCGGCCCTGGACCCCGGAGCCGACGGCGAGGGCGGCGGACTGGATGTTGTTTTCCTCGACATCCACATGGCCGGGCTCACCGGACTCGACGTGGCCAGGGTCCTGGCCCGCTTCGCCCGGCCGCCGCTGATCGTCTTCGTCACCGCGCACGAGGGCTTCGCGGTCCAGGCGTTCGACCTGAAGGCCGTCGACTACGTACTCAAGCCGGTCCGCCGGGAGCGGCTCGCCGAGGCCGTACGCCGGGTCTGCGACCAGGTCCGCGCAGCTCGCGACACCCGCCCGCCGGAGGGTGCGCCGCACGCGGCGGCCCCCGCCGGACCCGGCCCCGTGCAGAGCAGCGCCGCACAGATCCCGGTCGAACTCGGCGGGGTCACCCGTTTCATCCCCATCGACTCCATCGCCTATGTCGAAGCCCAGGGCGACTACGCCCGGCTGCACACCGCCGACGGGAGCCATCTCGTCCGCGTTCCGCTGTCCGCGCTGGAGGAGCGGTGGGCGGTGCACGGCTTCGTACGGATCCACCGCAGCCATCTCGTCGCGCTGGCCCGGATCGACGAACTGCGCCTCGACGCCGGAGCCACCACCGTCCGGGTCGGCACGGCCGAGCTGGCCGTCAGCCGCCGCCACGCCCGCCAACTGCGCGATCTGCTGATGCGGCACGCGGGCGGCTGACGTACCGCCCGCGGGTGCCGTACGGCCCGGCCCGTACCCGCCCCGCATCCCGCGCCCCGCGCCCCGCATCCCGCGCACGGGGCAAGCGGCCCGCGGGCGACCGCTCGGCCGATCCGGGCGACCGTTCGCCGCCTCGCGGCGGCCGTCCGCCGAACGGTGCCGTCGCCTGCCCGCACCGCTGCCGTCCCGCGTCCTAGCCTTGATCAGTGGGTAGTGAAGGGATCCGATGTCCGATATCGAAGCGCTGCTGGAGGAGCTCCGGAAGCTGCCGGACACCCCGGCCGCCAGCACCCGTGAGCTGCAGGCGCTGCTCGGCACCGTGAAGAGCGCCGCCGGGCGGTGGGCCGATGTGCTCTACGCCGTCCAGGAGTCGGCGCACGGTCTGGTCGGCCCGCGTGCCGAAGCCGCCCTCACGGTCGCCTTCCGCCGGGCCGAGGAGTCGTACGTCGAACTGGAGATCGCGCTGAAGGACTTCGGCCCGTCCCGCTGACCTCCGGCCCGGCACCGCAAGCCGGTCCCCGGGCCGTCCGGGAGACGCCTACCGCCGGTGAAACCATCCTGCGTAGACTCCCGTTGCCGTAAGCCCACGGCGGCCCGCCGACCGCTGCCGCCCGCGGGCCCCGGACGCCCATCGCCCCGGCTCGACCGGGACCGCGGCCCGACCGAGAGAGCAGGGGACCATGCCGGGAGACCAGCGGCCCCGCCGCGAGGTGGTGACCGGAGTGCCCCGCACCGGCCGCCGGGCCCCCGGGTACGCCCCCGCCCGCTCCGAGATCACCGAGCAGACGGCCCTCGGCGCCGCCTACGTCCGCTCCCTGATGCGCAGCCAGCTGCGGACGGCGCTGCACACCGTGGGGACCCTCGCGCTCCTCGTCGGCACCCTGCCGCTGCTGTTCGCGCTCCCCGCCGCCTTCCACGGCAGTGCACCGTCCCCGCAGCTCTTCGTCTGGGCCGTGCTCGGCTTCGGAGTCCATCCGGTGATGTGGCTGACCGCCCGCTGGTACGTGCGCCGCGCCGAGCGCAACGAACGCGATTTCCTCCGGCTCCTCGAAGGCCGCTGACCGGTGCCGATATCCGCACGTACCGGTATATCCGGCCCGGGGCCCGCCGTGCCCCGCCGCCGTACCCCCGCGCCCCTCCGGCGGTGCCGGTGAACCAGACCTATGCGGTGACCGCCGTGACCGTCGTCGTCGTGGCGACCCTCCTCATCGGCGGCCTCGGGCTGCGCATCTCCCGTACCACCTCCGACTTCTACGTCGCCTCCCGTACCGCCGGGCCCCGTCTCAACGCCGCCGCCATCAGCGGCGAATACCTCTCCGCCGCCTCCTTCCTCGGTATCGCCGGGCTCGTCCTCCTCCAGGGGCCGGAGATGCTCTGGTACCCCGTCGGCTACACGGCCGGATACCTCGTCCTGCTGGCGCTGGTCGCCGCCCCGCTGCGCCGCTCCGGTGCGTACACGCTCTCCGACTTCGCCGAGGCCCGGCTGGAGTCCGCCGCCGTGCGCCGGCTGGCGTCCCTCTTCGTCGTCGGCATCGGCTGGCTCTATCTCCTGCCGCAGCTCCAGGGCGCGGGCCTCACCCTGGAGATCCTCACCGGGGCCCCCAACTGGGTCGGCGGGGTCGTGGTGGCGGTCGTCGTCACCGGCGCGGTCGCCGCGGGCGGCATGCGGAGCATCACCTTCGTCCAGGCGTTCCAGTACTGGCTCAAACTGACCGCGCTGCTGGTGCCCGCGCTCTTCCTGGCCGCCGCCTGGGCCGCCGACGACGCACCCCGGGCCCGTTTCGACGCCCCCGCCGTCCTGCGGGAGCACACCACCGTCACCGTCGACGACACCGTACGGATCGAACTCGCGAAACCCCTGACGCTGACCGTCGACGGCACGGTCGACGGCATCCGCCACGACCACGGCACCATCACCCTCGGCGAAGGGGCCCACCGGATCGACGCCGGAACCCGCGTCGGACTGCCCGCGGGCTCCGAAGTACCCGAGCGGGTGACCTCCGAAGCCGATCCGTCGAGCTGGTCGCAGCCGCTCTCCGGCGGCCACGACGGATCCCATCTGTACGCGACCTACGGACTCATCCTGGCCACCTTCCTCGGCACCATGGGCCTGCCGCACGTCGCCGTCCGCTTCTACACCAGCCCCGACGGCCGGGCCGCCCGCCGCACCACCCTCGTCGTCCTCGGACTGGTCGGCGCGTTCTATCTGCTGCCGCCCGTCTACGGCGCCCTCGGCCGGATCTACGCCCCCGAACTGGCCCTCACCGGAGCCGCGGACGCCGCCGTACTGGTGCTGCCGGAGCGGGTGCTCGGCGGGGTCGCGGGCGATCTGCTGGGCGCCCTCCTCGCGGGCGGCGCATTCGCCGCGTTCCTGTCCACGGCGTCCGGGCTGACGATGGCGGTCGCCGGAGTGATCTCGCAGGACGTGCTGCCGCCGCGCGGAGTGCGCTGGTTCCGGCTGGCGGCCCTGCTGGCCGTGGCCGTCCCGCTGGCCGCCAGCACCGTCGCCGGAAACGTGCCCGTCGCCGACGCCGTCGGACTTGCCTTCGCGGTCTCCGCCTCCTCCTTCTGCCCGCTGCTCGTCCTCGGCATCTGGTGGCGCCGGCTCACCCCGCCCGGGGCCGCCGCCGGACTCGTCGTCGGCGGCGGCTCGGCCCTCACCGCCGTCATGGCCACCCGCGCCGGACTCGCCCCCGAGGGCTGGACACACGCCCTGATGGCCTGGCCCGCGGTCTGGTCGGTGCCGCTGGGCTTCCTCACCATGGTCCTGGTCTCCCTGGCCACCCCCCGCCACATACCCCCGTCGACCACCGCGACCCTCGCCCGGCTCCATCTGCCGGAGGACCTCGCGGGCGGCCCCGGGCAGCCCGAACCGCCCCCGGGCCGAGGAGGAACGCGATGACCGGTACGGGAATGGCCGCCCTGGCCACGGCCGGAGCGGTCCTGCTGGCCGCCGGGATCGTCGTCGGACGGCTCACCGCCCGCCGCGGCGACCGCGCCGATCCGGGCCTCGGCACCCCCGTGGAGCGGGCCACCTTCCACACCCTGCACACCGCTTCCCTGGCCGCGCCGCCGCTGCGGGCCGGGCTCACCGAGGACACCGCCCGCAAGGCCGCCCGCAGGCTCCGCTCCCTGCTGGGCACCGAGGCGCTCTGCCTCACCGACCGCGACCGTGTCCTCGCCTGGGACGGACCGGGCGCCGACCACCACGAGCGCCGGGTGATGGCCCGGGTCGCAGACGTCCTGGAATCCGGGCGCGGCACCACCGTGGAAACCCGCTGCGAACAGCTGGAGTGCCCGCTGCGCTGGGCCGTCATCGCCCCGCTGACGGGGGAGGACGGCGTTCTCGGCACCCTCGTCGCCTACGGGTCGAGGGAGTCCGCCGTGCTGGTGCGGGCCGCGACCGAAGTCGCCCGCTGGGTCTCCGTACAGCTGGAACTCGCCGAACTCGACCGCTCCCGCACCCGGCTCATCGAGGCCGAGATCCGGGCCCTGCGCGCCCAGATCTCCCCCCACTTCGTCTTCAACTCCCTCGCCGCGATCGCGTCCTTCGTCCGCACCGACCCCGAGCGGGCCAGGGAACTGCTGCTGGAGTTCGCCGACTTCACCCGGTACTCGTTCCGGCGCCACGGGGAGTTCACGCACCTCGCGGACGAGCTCCGCTCCATCGAGCAGTATCTGGCGCTGGCCGGGGCCCGGTTCGGGGACCGGCTGAAGGTGACGCTCCAGGTGGCGCCCGAGGTACTGCCGGTCACCCTGCCGTTCCTCTGTCTCCAGCCCCTGGTGGAGAACGCGGTCAAACACGGTCTGGAGGACACCACGGGTGAGCGCCGGATCACCATCGCGGCCCGGGACGCGGGCGCGGAGGCGGTGGTGACCGTGGAGGACGACGGGGTGGGCATGGACCCGGCGGAGCTGCGCGGGATCCTCGCGGGCGAACGGCCCGCGTCCTCGGGAATCGGGCTGTCGAACGTCGACGAACGACTGCGTCAGGTGTACGGGGACGGACACGGGCTGGTCATCGAGACCGGGGTGGGGGCGGGGATGAAGGTCACCGTCCGGATCCCCAAATACCGTGCGGGGGTGCATTCGTCACCGGGGCGCCGTCCCCTGTGAGCCCGCTGCCCCTGTGAGTCCGCCGCCTTCTGTGCCCGCGGGCCCGGGCGCCCGGGTGAACCGGTCCGGGGCCGCTGCCGGGCCGGTGCCGTCAGAAGAGGTGGATCGCCAGATGCCCGAGCGGCAGCCCGAGCTGCCAGGCAGGGGTCCACACCCGGGTCTGCTCGTCGACGGTGCCCGCCCGGCCCGCCGCCTGACGGTGCGCCGAATCGTCCCCGAGGTCCGTCGTCAGCAGCTCGGTCCGGCTGAGCCACTGCCACGACTCCCGCGCCAGCAGCAGATCGGGCGCCGGACCGCTGCCGAGCGACCTGCCCCGCTCCTCGCGCGCCGTCAGCCTCTGCTCCACCCACTCCGGCCACGGATGCCCGTAGGCGGTGCGGTTCAGCCACTCCTCGATGCTGGCCACCGCATGCGCCCCGGCGAACTCGCCGGAGCCGTCGCAGAGGTAGACGGTGAGGGCCAGGGTCTCGCGGCCCGCGCGGTACTCCAGCGAGCCGCCGTCGACGAGGGCGCTGCCGCGCAGCATCTCGTCGGCGATGTACTCGGCGCAGAACCACGCCATGGGCACGTCAGGGGTTTCTCCACCGGTGTCGTTCGTACTCTCGGTCTGCACCGTTCCCACCTTCTTCCGGACGACACGGTGTCGGTGTCGGTTCCGAGACGAGCCTCTACCGAGTGACACGGCCCGCGGCGCATCTTTGCTCAACTTCACCGTGACGTTTCGCACTCCGGGGGTATGTGCCGTGGCCACAGGGGGACACGAGGTGAGCGGGACGGCCGGTGCTCACGTGATGGCCCCGGCGGGCCGAGGCGGGCGGCGCGTCGGATCCGGGGCGCGCGATATCACGCGGCACGCCGACCGGTCCGGTCGTACCCGGGCAGCCGAGGGGCCAGGGCGCGCAGCGCGTAGTGCGTCCGTGACTTGACCGTGCCCGGCGGGATCCCGAGGGATTCGGCCGTCTCCCGGACGCTCAGGCCCTGGAAGTACAGCCGGTCGAGGACGGCCCGGTGGTCCGCGCTCAGCGAGCCGACGGCGGCCCGGACGTCGAGCCGGGCGACTGTGCTCTCGGTGGGGTCGGTGGGGTCGACGGAGTCCGCCGGGTCGGGCACGGTGGCGAGCACCCCGTCCCCGATCTCCGCGGGACGGGCGAGCCGCGAGCGCCGGGCGTCGATGGCGAGCCGCCGCCCGACCGTGAACAGCCACGGGCGCATGGACTCGTAGGGACGTTCGAAGGCCTCCGGGTGCTGCCAGGCCCGGACGAGCGTCTCCTGGACGAGGTCCTCGGCGCGCTGCTGGTCGCCGTAGGTCAGACCCTGGAGAAAGCTCAGCAGGGCGGGGCCGTGTTCGCGCTGGAGTTCCGCGATGGCCCCCTCGTCGGTGGTCGCGGAAGCGATCAGGGTTGCCGTCGCCATGGTTCAACACCTCTTCTCTTGCGTCCGGTCCGGTGGGCCGGTGGCGCGGATTGCAGGGTCGGGCGGGACGGGACCGGGTCGGGCGGGGAACCGGCACGGAGCTGCCGGACAGGGGCCGTGGCCGTATGGAAACCAATGCGGGGCGGCCGGAGAAGCCGGTGCGGCGCGGTCCGTAGGCGAGCGGTCGGCCCGGGTCGACGAGTGGTGCGACGAGCGGGCGGCCGGATCCGGCCCGCCGGTGCGACGGGACGGTGAACGGTCCCTTCCGGGTACGCGGCCGACCGGCCGTTCACACCGTCCGGCGGCCGTGCCGGTGCCGCCGATGCGGTGACCGTGCCCGCGCTCTGCGCCGTGTCGCTTGCCTTCCGGCGACCCACCCTGTGCATTCGGAGGAACGGAATATCGGATTGTCGTATCGGTACGTTCTCCGTCGGGCCCCGGTGCCGACGCGGGTTGGGAGCAGCAGCGCATGGGACGGGACCGGAACAGCGGAAACAGCCGGAACGGGTGGCGTACGGCACGGCACCGCGGAAACGGCCGGAACGGGTCGCGTACGGCACGGCACGGCGGCACGCTCGGACGGTACGGGCCCCCGGTGCTCGCCGCCCTGCTGCTCACGGCCGGGACAACGGCCTGCACCGCCCCCGAACGGGAACCGGCGAAGCCCCGGTCCTCGCCGTCCGCCGCCGGGGGCGCGGCGGCCGACCGCGCTTTCACCCTCGTCGCCAGCGGCGACGTCCTGCCCCATGACTCGGTGATCTCGCGGGCCCGCGGCGACGCCGACGGATCGTCCGACGACGGCTACGACTTCCGCCCCATGCTCGCGGCGGTCCGCCCCTTCGTCTCGGCCGCCGATCTGGCGATCTGCCATATGGAGACCGTGTACGGCGCCGACGGCGACTACCAGGGCTATCCGGCCTTCACCTCGCCGCCGCAGGTCGCCCGCGGACTCGCCGCCACCGGGTACGACGCCTGCTCCACCGCGTCGAACCACAGCCTGGACGACGGCGCCGACGGAATCCGCCGCACCCTGGACGCCATGGACACCGCAGGACTGGTCCACCACGGCTCCGCCCGTACGGCCCAGGAAGCCGCGCTGCCCGGCCGGCTCAAGGCGGGCGGTGCCGAAGTCGCCCACCTCGCGTACACCTACGGCACCAACGGACAGCCGCTGCCCGAAGGACAGCCCTGGGCCGTCCGGCTCATCGACGAGCAGCAGATCCTCGACGACGCCCGGGCCGCCCGCCGGGCCGGCGCCGATATCGTCGTCCTCAGCCTGCACTGGGGCACGGAGTGGCAGACCGACCCGGACGAACAGCAGCTCACGCTGGCCAGGAGCCTCACGGCCGCCGCCACCGGAGGCCGCCCCGACATCGACCTCGTCCTGGGGACGCACGCCCATGTGCCCCAGGCCTACGAGAAGGTCAACGGCACCTGGGTGATCTACGGGATGGGCGACCAGATCGCCGGCCCCATGTTCGACTACACCGGCGCCCGGGACCACCGCGGAAACATGGGCTCCATCGGCCGGTTCACCTTCGCCCCGCCGAAGACCCCGGGCGGACGCTGGGAGGTCACCCGGGCGGAGTTCGTACCGCAGTGGTACGACACCGACGCGGGACGGGTCGTGAACCTCCCGGCCGCGCTCGCCGAGGACTCCGGCCGTGACGACCTCCGCGAGGTCCAGGACGGCATCGCGGAAGCCGTCCTGAGCCGGGGCGCCGCGAAGGACGGTCTGACGATGGCCCGCTGAACCGGCCGCCGCGGGCTACCGGGGCGGCGGGAGCTGTCCGGGCCGGCAGGATCCGGCAACGGCCCCTACGGGACCACCGTCACCGGCCAGCGGCCCGCCTTCACCAGCTTGACCGCCACCGAACCGATGAACCGGTGTCCCGCGGACTCCGAGAGCCCCACCACCACCGCATCGGCCTTCAGATCGTCGGCCGCCTGCACCAGACCGTTGTACGCGTCCCCCGGGAAGGTGTGGAACTCCCAGCGGACGTCCCAGATGCCCCGCACCCGCTCCGTCGCCGCCCGCACCTCGGCCACCAGTTCCTCCGCGACCTGCCCGGTGGTGTCCGCCACCGGCACCCCGAGGGCCGCGCCCGCCGCCATCACCGGCTGCACGTACACGATCGCCAGCAGCGCGTTCTGCCGCCGGGCCAGCCCACCCGCGTACGCCGCGGCGCGCAGGGAGGAGTCGGATCCGTCCACACCGGCGACGATCACCTTCGGGCCGTCGGTACCGCGTTCGAAGGACGAGGCCGGAGAGGAGCGGGGAGTTGTCACACCACCGAGGGTAAGCCGCCCGCCGCGGATCGGGCCCGAGGGAGGTCCGCGCCGGTCCCGCGGGGTGGGCGGCGCACGGATCGAATGCTCCGGGCGACCGGTCGGCGACCGCATCGGCCGAGCGTGCGAACGCAGCGCTGTTCGACTGCTCCCATCGGGTAATTTCCTTCCGGGCCGCGTGTTGATCAAGCTCGCGGACCGGTCGTCGTGCGAGCTGTTGGTCATGAAGAAGGATCAGACGCCACCGCATCGCCGCACCGTGCTCCGGATCGCCGCGGGCATCGGCGCCCTTGCCACCGCCGGCCTCCTCGTCACCGAGGGGACCGGCGGGCGGACCGTGGCTCCCGGGCCCGCCGTGGGGGGCGCGGGCGGCGCGCCGGGCCGTCCGGCGGCCGGTGCGGCGGGCGCCGCGGGCCACCGGGCCCGGGCCACCGCCTACCGGCTCCAGCCGATGACCGGGATCCCGCGCGGGCTGCGCCGGGTCCGGCCGCCGGTGCGCGAACACCCCTTCCTCAGCCTGCCGTCGACGGGCCGGACCATGGTGCTGACCTTCGACGACGGGCCGGACCCCCGCTACACCCCGGAAGTCCTGGACATCCTCGCGCGCTACGACGTCCCCGCGATGTTCTTCGTCTGCGGCGAGACGGCCGATATGTACGGGGATCTCGTACGGCGGATGGCCGACGACGGGCATGTGGTGGGCAACCACACCTGGTCCCATCCGCTGATGCCGTCCTTGGCGCCGTCCCGGATCCGCGACGAGATGGGCCGGACCAGCGAGGTCGTCGAGGAGCTGGTCGGCCAGGCGCCGCTCTGGTACCGCGCGCCCTTCGGGGCCTGGAACCGGCACTCCTTCGAGATCGGCGCGGAGCTGGGGATGGAGCCGCTGGCCTGGACCGTCGACACCCTGGACTGGACCGAGCCGGGTGCCGGGACCATCGCCAGCCGGGTGCTGGACGGTGCGGCGCCGGGCGTGGTGGTGCTCTCGCACGACGCCGGGGGAGACCGCTCGCAGAGCGTGGCCGCGCTCCGCAACTATCTGCCGAAGCTGCTGGAAGCGGGATACACGATCACCGTCCCGCAGCGCTGAAGCGGGCCGGGGCCGAAGGCCACCGGCCCCGGCCGCCCCGAAGGTCCGGAAGCCCTGCCCGGCCGGTCCCGGACCGTCAGCGCGAGGAGACCATCCGGGCGAAGACCACCACATTGCCGTCGTAACCACCGGACCGGCTCCAGCCGCCGCCGCAGGTGATCACCCGCAGCTCCGGATAGCCGGTGTCGCCGTACACCTGGGCGCCGGGGAAGTCGTCCTTGGCGTACACCTCGACCCCGTACACCTCGAACACCGCCTTCTTCCCGTCGAGCCGGTCGACCTCGACCCGGTCGCCCCGCTTCACCGTGCCGAGCCCGTAGAACACCGCAGGACCCGACGTATTGTCGACATGGCCCGCGATGACCGCCGT
Encoded proteins:
- a CDS encoding sodium/solute symporter codes for the protein MNQTYAVTAVTVVVVATLLIGGLGLRISRTTSDFYVASRTAGPRLNAAAISGEYLSAASFLGIAGLVLLQGPEMLWYPVGYTAGYLVLLALVAAPLRRSGAYTLSDFAEARLESAAVRRLASLFVVGIGWLYLLPQLQGAGLTLEILTGAPNWVGGVVVAVVVTGAVAAGGMRSITFVQAFQYWLKLTALLVPALFLAAAWAADDAPRARFDAPAVLREHTTVTVDDTVRIELAKPLTLTVDGTVDGIRHDHGTITLGEGAHRIDAGTRVGLPAGSEVPERVTSEADPSSWSQPLSGGHDGSHLYATYGLILATFLGTMGLPHVAVRFYTSPDGRAARRTTLVVLGLVGAFYLLPPVYGALGRIYAPELALTGAADAAVLVLPERVLGGVAGDLLGALLAGGAFAAFLSTASGLTMAVAGVISQDVLPPRGVRWFRLAALLAVAVPLAASTVAGNVPVADAVGLAFAVSASSFCPLLVLGIWWRRLTPPGAAAGLVVGGGSALTAVMATRAGLAPEGWTHALMAWPAVWSVPLGFLTMVLVSLATPRHIPPSTTATLARLHLPEDLAGGPGQPEPPPGRGGTR
- a CDS encoding CapA family protein, whose amino-acid sequence is MGRDRNSGNSRNGWRTARHRGNGRNGSRTARHGGTLGRYGPPVLAALLLTAGTTACTAPEREPAKPRSSPSAAGGAAADRAFTLVASGDVLPHDSVISRARGDADGSSDDGYDFRPMLAAVRPFVSAADLAICHMETVYGADGDYQGYPAFTSPPQVARGLAATGYDACSTASNHSLDDGADGIRRTLDAMDTAGLVHHGSARTAQEAALPGRLKAGGAEVAHLAYTYGTNGQPLPEGQPWAVRLIDEQQILDDARAARRAGADIVVLSLHWGTEWQTDPDEQQLTLARSLTAAATGGRPDIDLVLGTHAHVPQAYEKVNGTWVIYGMGDQIAGPMFDYTGARDHRGNMGSIGRFTFAPPKTPGGRWEVTRAEFVPQWYDTDAGRVVNLPAALAEDSGRDDLREVQDGIAEAVLSRGAAKDGLTMAR
- a CDS encoding universal stress protein; amino-acid sequence: MTTPRSSPASSFERGTDGPKVIVAGVDGSDSSLRAAAYAGGLARRQNALLAIVYVQPVMAAGAALGVPVADTTGQVAEELVAEVRAATERVRGIWDVRWEFHTFPGDAYNGLVQAADDLKADAVVVGLSESAGHRFIGSVAVKLVKAGRWPVTVVP
- a CDS encoding LytR/AlgR family response regulator transcription factor, whose product is MLRALAVDDERPALEELLYLLRSDHRITSAEGATDATGALRRITAALDPGADGEGGGLDVVFLDIHMAGLTGLDVARVLARFARPPLIVFVTAHEGFAVQAFDLKAVDYVLKPVRRERLAEAVRRVCDQVRAARDTRPPEGAPHAAAPAGPGPVQSSAAQIPVELGGVTRFIPIDSIAYVEAQGDYARLHTADGSHLVRVPLSALEERWAVHGFVRIHRSHLVALARIDELRLDAGATTVRVGTAELAVSRRHARQLRDLLMRHAGG
- a CDS encoding polysaccharide deacetylase family protein encodes the protein MKKDQTPPHRRTVLRIAAGIGALATAGLLVTEGTGGRTVAPGPAVGGAGGAPGRPAAGAAGAAGHRARATAYRLQPMTGIPRGLRRVRPPVREHPFLSLPSTGRTMVLTFDDGPDPRYTPEVLDILARYDVPAMFFVCGETADMYGDLVRRMADDGHVVGNHTWSHPLMPSLAPSRIRDEMGRTSEVVEELVGQAPLWYRAPFGAWNRHSFEIGAELGMEPLAWTVDTLDWTEPGAGTIASRVLDGAAPGVVVLSHDAGGDRSQSVAALRNYLPKLLEAGYTITVPQR
- a CDS encoding histidine kinase, whose translation is MTGTGMAALATAGAVLLAAGIVVGRLTARRGDRADPGLGTPVERATFHTLHTASLAAPPLRAGLTEDTARKAARRLRSLLGTEALCLTDRDRVLAWDGPGADHHERRVMARVADVLESGRGTTVETRCEQLECPLRWAVIAPLTGEDGVLGTLVAYGSRESAVLVRAATEVARWVSVQLELAELDRSRTRLIEAEIRALRAQISPHFVFNSLAAIASFVRTDPERARELLLEFADFTRYSFRRHGEFTHLADELRSIEQYLALAGARFGDRLKVTLQVAPEVLPVTLPFLCLQPLVENAVKHGLEDTTGERRITIAARDAGAEAVVTVEDDGVGMDPAELRGILAGERPASSGIGLSNVDERLRQVYGDGHGLVIETGVGAGMKVTVRIPKYRAGVHSSPGRRPL
- a CDS encoding sigma-70 family RNA polymerase sigma factor, translated to MATATLIASATTDEGAIAELQREHGPALLSFLQGLTYGDQQRAEDLVQETLVRAWQHPEAFERPYESMRPWLFTVGRRLAIDARRSRLARPAEIGDGVLATVPDPADSVDPTDPTESTVARLDVRAAVGSLSADHRAVLDRLYFQGLSVRETAESLGIPPGTVKSRTHYALRALAPRLPGYDRTGRRAA